One Malania oleifera isolate guangnan ecotype guangnan chromosome 10, ASM2987363v1, whole genome shotgun sequence genomic region harbors:
- the LOC131166573 gene encoding probable polygalacturonase At3g15720, with protein sequence MTGMSAPSQNQGQNQVPRGNTAQERVYSLTPTDAQHAGNVDALAVVVLLCITLFNVSSGLDYSNVFDVMEHGAVGDGDSDDSQAFAKAWETLCSGSGGSNALIVPSGKTFRLQPTRFAGPCRAERVHVQILGTLVAPAAPGDWDGCVDGSWLSFSGVEGLTIDGSGTIDGQGSPWWQNPNAALHFNECNNLLLKGLTHMNSPRNHISISKCKGVLVSNLNIVAPEKSPNTDGIDVSHSDRVNIQYSTIGTGDDCIAINSGSTNININNIACGPGHGISVGSLGQGGQTGTVEGVYVANCNFKGTENGARIKTWPGGSGYARQITFEHITLDNAKNPIIIDQNYCNGLHNCRSSRNAKQSDVEVSDVTFNDFRGSCAGDVAINFQCSPTVPCSGIKMSNIHISTANGHQPNVICSNARGTCTSCTPEWPSSIMRDGEGSDGGNCCGSWELSKEAVTGSRERRWLWSRERR encoded by the exons ATGACTGGTATGTCTGCACCGAGTCAGAACCAGGGACAGAACCAGGTGCCTCGGGGAAACACAGCTCAAGagagggtgtactcgcttactccaacgGATGCACAACACGCTggcaacgtg GATGCATTAGCAGTTGTCGTCCTATTATGTATCACTCTATTTAACGTAAGTAGCGGGTTAGACTATTCAAATGTATTTGACGTGATGGAGCATGGAGCTGTTGGAGATGGTGATAGCGATGATTCCCAA GCTTTTGCAAAAGCTTGGGAAACCTTATGCTCTGGTTCTGGAGGGAGCAATGCCTTAATCGTACCAAGTGGGAAGACATTCAGATTGCAGCCTACCAGGTTTGCTGGTCCGTGCAGGGCAGAGAGAGTCCATGTGCAG ATTTTGGGGACTCTTGTAGCACCTGCGGCTCCCGGTGATTGGGATGGATGTGTAGACGGTAGCTGGCTTTCCTTCTCGGGAGTAGAGGGCCTCACAATCGATGGATCAGGAACGATCGACGGCCAAGGTTCACCTTGGTGGCAAAATCCAAATGCC GCTTTGCACTTCAATGAATGCAATAATCTTCTATTAAAGGGATTGACTCATATGAATAGCCCAAGAAATCATATCAGCATTTCTAAATGCAAAGGTGTATTGGTCTCTAATCTCAACATAGTTGCACCAGAAAAAAGTCCCAACACCGATGGCATTGATGTTTCTCATTCAGATCGAGTAAATATCCAATATTCTACCATAGGAACAG GTGATGATTGTATCGCTATCAATAGTGGGAGCACCAATATCAATATCAACAATATTGCATGTGGACCGGGACATGGCATTAG CGTTGGAAGCCTAGGACAGGGTGGACAGACAGGTACTGTAGAAGGGGTATATGTGGCAAATTGTAATTTCAAAGGGACTGAAAATGGAGCAAGGATCAAGACGTGGCCg GGCGGTTCAGGGTATGCCAGACAAATCACTTTTGAACACATCACATTGGACAACGCTAAAAATCCTATCATAATTGACCAAAATTATTGTAATGGTTTACACAATTGCAGATCTTCACGTAATGCGAAG CAATCGGATGTGGAAGTGAGTGATGTGACATTCAATGATTTTCGTGGATCATGTGCCGGTGACGTAGCTATTAATTTTCAATGCAGCCCAACTGTACCATGTAGTGGTATTAAAATGAGCAATATTCACATAAGCACAGCCAATGGACATCAACCTAATGTCATTTGTAGTAATGCTAGAGGAACATGTACCTCTTGTACACCTGAA TGGCCCTCCTCAATAAT